In the Elizabethkingia bruuniana genome, ATACAATTTTGTCGATCAGGTGTGAATATTTATTTCGAATGATTTCATAAGCATCACAGAATTCCTGTGGTCTTATTTTATTGAAAATTGTGTTTTTGTTTGTGAATAAGAGATCTCTTATAGAGTCTCCCATTTCGTATCCGGAAACAAAAAGTATGTTATATTGGGTATTATCTTATTTTGATGATACAAAACTATACCCGCCGTATTAGAACTTCTTTGGAAACAAATTAAAATGTGATTAACGAGATTAAAATGAGATTAGAATTTTAAATTTGGCAAATTCTGAAACCTAAACGAAAGAGAAGAATAAATATAAAACCTTACAATTTTGTAAGGTTTTTATGTATAAATAAAGAAGCTCACAGAGCTATATAAATGAGATTACTTAGACTTGTTTTTCCTCATTTTGTGTACTGTAAAAATTAGGAAAACGAAGTTGCACTGTTGTTCCCTGATTTTCGTGTGACGTTACAATAAGCTCCCCGTGGTGTATCCTTACAATGTTTCGTGCAAGAGGAAGTCCGATTCCATAGCCTTCATAATTTTTGGTATTAGATGCTCTGAAGAACGGATCATAAATTTTGTTCATCTCTTCTTCTGGAATACCAATTCCGGCATCTTTTACAATGATATAAACATCTGTATCTGTCGCTCCCAGAGAAACCCTTACTTGCTGAAAATTAGAGTATTTGCATCCATTACTGATAATATTGGCCAGCGCAAGATGCAATAACTGTTCATTCCCTTGTACTTTAAGCTTTTTAGGATTATCAGGAAGCATACTGATATCAAGGAATATATTATTTCGGGGATCGATTCTTTTCAGCGTTTCGATAACATCCCAAAGCAGCTGATCAGTTCTTACCTTATCGAACTTCTGAATTTTACCATCAAATCCAGTCTGGGCAATCATTAATAAAGCTTTAATTTTTTTGTCCAGTTTTTCTGCTTCATTCAGGATAATCTCTAGTGTATCTTTGTACTCACCAGCAGTCCGGTTAATAGAAAGCGCCACATCTGCTTCTCCCATAATAAAGGTAAGGGGAGTTCTTAGTTCATGTGAAACATTTCCGATAAGGTGATTCTGAGTTTCAAAAGAAGTTTCAATGCGATTCAGCATATCGTTGAAAGTTTCAACCAACTCGTTAAGCTCTTTATTATCCGGTTGAGGTTCCAGTCGGAGATGTAGATTTTCAGAGCTGATTTCTTTTACCTTACCTGTAATTTTTAATATAGGTTTGAATAAAGTTTTGGATAAATAAAAAGAAAAGATCATACTGAAGAATAAGGACAGTACAATACAGGTAATAAGGGTTCTTTTAAGATACTCCAGATAATAAGCCACATAGTGATTTTTTGCAGAGGCAATGGCTATATAGTCTTTATCATCAAACCTAAAAGTCTGCCCGATGTAATAAAACTCCTTATCATTAAAATTAGCTTCTCCGTTCTTTACAATATTTCTGAAAAAGGAAGAGGGAATATGAACTTCCTGAGATATTTTACTGAAATTGGAATCTCTTGGAACAGCAAAAACATAATCCTTTTCCATTGGGAGTTCCTCATCGTTCAGGCTATTGAGAATATAGTTTTCCGGAAGATCCAGATATTCTTTACCCTTTTCTATCTGTATAATAGTTGTTGTACGGATTTTAAGCAATTCATAAAACCGCTGATGCGAAAAGTTAACAATGGAAAAATAGACCAGACCGCTAAACAGGATAATAATACTGGTAAATACCAGCATTAAAAGTATCATGGTTTTGGTCTGATTAGTAATAACTCGGTTAAACATCTGCTACGGTCTTTTTAGTACATACCCCATCCCGATAACCGTATGGATTAGTTTGCTATTATCCTGATTGTCCAGTTTCTTCCTAAGATAGTTTACATAAACATCTACTACATTGGTTCCCAGTTCATAGTTTACACCCCATACCGCATCCAGAATCTCGACGCGGGAAATAACTTTTTCGGGATTATTAAGGAAATAAACCAGTAGTTTGTATTCTGTTGACGTAAGGTTTACTTCTTCTCCACCTCGTGTTACTTTCTTGGTATAGTCATTAACGATGAGATCCGAAAATTTATAAATATGTTCTTCATCGACTTCAGGCTCTGGAATTTCCGGAACAGGATTGTTACTGCTTCTTCTTAATAACGATTTTATACGGGCTACAAGCTCAATAAATTTGAAAGGCTTTACCAGATAATCATCACCACCACTTTCCAATCCGAGGACTATGTTCTCTGAAGTCCCGAGCGCTGTAAGGAAAAGAATTGGTACCTGCTTATTGGTTTTTCTGATCTCTTTACATACGTCAAGACCATTCATTTCAGGGAGCATAATATCCAGGATAACAAGATCAAAATCATTAGCTTCTACCAGCTGTACACCGGTACGGCCGTCAAAGGCTACAGAAATTTCATAACCTTTTTCCTGAAGTCCCTTCTTTATAAATGATACCACACTGGTCTCGTCTTCGATCAGAATAATTTTTTCCATAAGCAACGAATGTTACAAAAATATAAAAATTGAAACGCAAACAAAACCCGGGCGTAAATGATATTTAGTAATTGGCTCTAAAATATGATCCAAAAAGGGAAGCAGCAATTAGTTCTTTTTCACCAGCAAAATCCAGTCTTCTTCCAGAATTTTGTAACCCTGATCGTAAATAAACCGGTATTCAGAGCCGTTTTTATATGTAATAATCTGAGTAATAAAGCTGAAGTCAAAACCTAATGACAGAAGTTTTTGATGAGAAATTTTCGTTTTTCCTTCTTCATTGGCATTAAGCAGGATGCGATAATTTTTTCGCAAGCGGTTATTAATGTTCCGCATCAGGTTTGTATTGTCTTTATTTTGTCTGTTGTTATAGGCATTTCGGCATCCGTCCGAACAGAACTTTTTATCCGATCGGCCTGATATTTTTTCATCACATTCCAGACAGAATTGCATATTTTTTTATTTAATTGTCTCAAATATAGTATTTAATTGTTTTAATTTATCTTATTTGGTTTAAATAATTACATGCTTTAATGATAAAAAAGAATATAAAATAAAAATCGTAACTTTTTGATATATAATTTTTTAGTTTCAGTTAAACGATTACAAATGACTATAAATATTTTTTTACCGATTAAAACATTATATAACTTTCATCTTTGCTACAGAAAATCAATCGAGTTTAATCTTAAAATCATAAAGCCATGTCACTAAGAAACAAAGTTATTTTATTCGGACACACGGGTAAAGATGTAGAAGTAACCCAGTTCGAAAAAGGAATTAAAGCTTCCGTTAGTTTAGCAACCAATGATTATTATACCAATACACAGGGTGAAAAGATTGAAGAAACCCAATGGCACAATCTTATCGTCTACGGAAAGCTGGCAGAAGTTTTTGAAAAGTATGTTACCAAAGGCAAAGAGATTGCTATAGAAGGAAAATTAACGTACAGAAGCTATGAAGATAAAGACGGAAATATGCGTTATATTACTGAGATCAGAGTAGAGGAACTTCTGATGATGAAATAATCAATAATATTCAGCCTGTTGTATCTCTATTACATTTATTTGCCACATTATGCTTATTTTTGTGCTTTAGAGAAAAGATAAAGAATGAAGCCTAGTCTAGCAAAAGGAACACGCGACTTTACAGCACAGGAAGTTTCCCGCAGGAAATATATTATTAATACATTACAAAAGAATTTTGAGCTTTTTGGTTTTCAACCTCTGGAGACTCCAAGTTTTGAAAATCTGTCAACTCTTACTGGTAAATATGGAGAAGAGGGAGACCGCTTGATTTTCAAAATCTTAAATTCTGGTAATTATACCGATAAAGTGAACGAAAACGATTGGCAGAATAAAGATGCGAAGAAGTTGACGTCACAGATTTCTGATAAAGCATTGCGCTACGACCTTACAGTACCATTTGCAAGATTTGTTGCGATGAATCATGGGCAATTAACTTTTCCTTTTAAACGTTATCAGATTCAACCGGTATGGCGTGCAGACCGCCCGCAGAAAGGTAGATTCAGAGAATTTTACCAGTGTGATGCAGATGTGGTAGGTTCTGAAAGTCTTTGGCAGGAAGTAGAACTGGTACAGTTGTATTTCAAAGCTTTTAAGGAGCTTGGAGTGCCTGTTGCTATTCAGATGAATAACCGCAAAATTCTTTCTGGCCTTGCAGAATATGCGGGTATAACAGAGCAGTTGATAGATTTCACAGTTGCATTGGATAAATTAGACAAAATTGGGAAAGATGGTGTAATCAAAGAAATGCAGGAGAAAGGTATTTCTGATGAAGCTATAGAAAAACTGGATTTCCTTTTTCATCAGAAAAATAATGCTCTGGAAAACCTTCAGGAACTTAAAGTAAGATTTGAAGGAGTAGAAGTTGGTATTCAGGGAGTAACAGAACTGGAGTTTGTTCTATCCAAAGCAATGGAATTAGGAATAGACGATCAGGATTTGGTATTCAATATTACTCTGGCGAGAGGATTAGATTATTATACAGGTGCCATCTTTGAAGTAAAAGCAAAAGGAGTAGAAATGGGTTCTATTGGTGGTGGTGGCCGCTATAACAATCTGACGGAAGTTTTTGGAGTAAAGAATATACCAGGAATTGGAATTTCTTTCGGATTAGACAGGACTTATCTGGTAATGGAAGAGTTAGGTCTGTTCCCGGAGAATGCGACTGTAAAAGTAGAATATCTTTTTGCTAACTATGGGGAAGAAGAAGCAGTAGAAGCAATGAAGCTTATTGCAAAACTTAGAGAAAAAGGAATTTCAGCTGAATTATATCCGGAAGCGGCAAAGTTGAAAAAACAATTTACATATGCAGAGAAAAAGGAGATTCCAAATCTTGTTTTTTTGGGCAAAGACGAAATTGAAAAAACTAATGTCACAATAAAAAATCTGACAACCGGAGAACAGGAAACAATAGCACAATCCGAATTTTTGAAATAAATAAAACCACCG is a window encoding:
- a CDS encoding sensor histidine kinase: MFNRVITNQTKTMILLMLVFTSIIILFSGLVYFSIVNFSHQRFYELLKIRTTTIIQIEKGKEYLDLPENYILNSLNDEELPMEKDYVFAVPRDSNFSKISQEVHIPSSFFRNIVKNGEANFNDKEFYYIGQTFRFDDKDYIAIASAKNHYVAYYLEYLKRTLITCIVLSLFFSMIFSFYLSKTLFKPILKITGKVKEISSENLHLRLEPQPDNKELNELVETFNDMLNRIETSFETQNHLIGNVSHELRTPLTFIMGEADVALSINRTAGEYKDTLEIILNEAEKLDKKIKALLMIAQTGFDGKIQKFDKVRTDQLLWDVIETLKRIDPRNNIFLDISMLPDNPKKLKVQGNEQLLHLALANIISNGCKYSNFQQVRVSLGATDTDVYIIVKDAGIGIPEEEMNKIYDPFFRASNTKNYEGYGIGLPLARNIVRIHHGELIVTSHENQGTTVQLRFPNFYSTQNEEKQV
- a CDS encoding response regulator transcription factor is translated as MEKIILIEDETSVVSFIKKGLQEKGYEISVAFDGRTGVQLVEANDFDLVILDIMLPEMNGLDVCKEIRKTNKQVPILFLTALGTSENIVLGLESGGDDYLVKPFKFIELVARIKSLLRRSSNNPVPEIPEPEVDEEHIYKFSDLIVNDYTKKVTRGGEEVNLTSTEYKLLVYFLNNPEKVISRVEILDAVWGVNYELGTNVVDVYVNYLRKKLDNQDNSKLIHTVIGMGYVLKRP
- a CDS encoding single-stranded DNA-binding protein, which produces MSLRNKVILFGHTGKDVEVTQFEKGIKASVSLATNDYYTNTQGEKIEETQWHNLIVYGKLAEVFEKYVTKGKEIAIEGKLTYRSYEDKDGNMRYITEIRVEELLMMK
- the hisS gene encoding histidine--tRNA ligase — protein: MKPSLAKGTRDFTAQEVSRRKYIINTLQKNFELFGFQPLETPSFENLSTLTGKYGEEGDRLIFKILNSGNYTDKVNENDWQNKDAKKLTSQISDKALRYDLTVPFARFVAMNHGQLTFPFKRYQIQPVWRADRPQKGRFREFYQCDADVVGSESLWQEVELVQLYFKAFKELGVPVAIQMNNRKILSGLAEYAGITEQLIDFTVALDKLDKIGKDGVIKEMQEKGISDEAIEKLDFLFHQKNNALENLQELKVRFEGVEVGIQGVTELEFVLSKAMELGIDDQDLVFNITLARGLDYYTGAIFEVKAKGVEMGSIGGGGRYNNLTEVFGVKNIPGIGISFGLDRTYLVMEELGLFPENATVKVEYLFANYGEEEAVEAMKLIAKLREKGISAELYPEAAKLKKQFTYAEKKEIPNLVFLGKDEIEKTNVTIKNLTTGEQETIAQSEFLK